The nucleotide sequence ATCAACAAAGATGTCCGACTCATGGCTCGTCCGCCAGCTCTCCGAGAAGCGGGATTCCGCGCTCGCCGAGGCCCGCAAGATCACCGACCGCGCCGAAGCTGAAAAGCGTGAACTGACCGCCCAGGAGGTTGTCCAGTTCGATGCGCTGGCCGCCGACATGGATTCGATCCGGGCGCAGGGCGACTCGTTCCGCAAGCTCGACGCCCAGATCAAGGAGCAGGAAAAGTATTTGACCCACGCACTCGGCGGCGGCAACCGCGCTGCGAGCACCGCTCGGGAATGGTCCCGTCGCAGCGATGGCCGCTCCGCGACCGCGGACCCTGGGCAGCGTCTCGCCGAGAATGCGGTCGTCGCTGACATGCTCTCGCAGCAGGACCGCTCTGCGCGGCCTGTCGTCGAGCAGCACGGCACGCTCGACAATTTTGTCCGGTCCCTTTCCACCACCTCCGGGTCGGCGATTGTCCCCACCATTTGGGGGACCGACATCATCGACCGTGCCCGCAACTACGCGGCGGTCCTTCAGGCCGGCGCGCAGATCGTCCCCATGGATGCGCAAACCATTCAGATCGGCCGGTTGACCACCGACCCGACCGCGGCGTTCCGCTCCGAGGGCACTTTAATCACGGCGTCGGACCCGGTGTTCGATAACGTCACTTTGCAGGCGAAAACCCTGACATGCCAGGTCACCGGCTCCCTTGAGTGGTTCATGGATGCGATCAACGTCGAGGAAACGGTTTCCAATGCAATCGCAAAGGCGGTTGCTCTGGAACTCGACTTCAACGCCCTCTACGGTGGTGTCGTCGCCGGCTCCGAGGTCAGCGCCACCGGCTTCAACAGGGTGCTGACGTCGCCTCCCTCACCGCGTGGTGTCTTGGCGGCGCTGCTGGCCGTCGCGCCGGGCAACGTCCTCGGCGGCGCAGCGAACGGCACCACCCAGACCGCCACCAGGCCTTGGGATGAAATTCTCGACCTGGTGTACACCCCCGCCGATTCCAACGAGCAGGTCAACGGCCTGATTTGGTCTTCGAAAATGCAGCGCCGCTACGCGAAGCTGTACGACACCCTTTCGCAGCCGCTGCGGGTTCCGGACGCCCTGGCGAACATTCCGCGCTACGTTTCCAACCAGGTCCCGTCGAATATGACCGTGGGGACCAGCACAACGAACATGACCGATGTTTTCGCGGCCGACTGGACGCAGCTGCTCATCGGGCAGCGTCTGGACTTCCACATTCAGACGCTGACGGAGCGTTATGCCGAATTGGGGCAGATCAGCATCATCGCGACGTGGCGCGGCGATATCGCCCCGGCGCGGCCGAAGGCGTTCAGCGTTTACCGTTACCTGCAGAACACCTGATGTCTCTGCGGGAAGAGCGTTCCGCCGCGGCGGACTTTGCCGCGGCGGAACGGGCCGGTGCAGTCGGCAAGAATCTCGGGGTGGTGGCACCGGGCATCTTGCACATCTGGGATCACCCCGGTCACGGGCAGCAGGTCGTGTTCACGGCGGGTGAGTTGTTGCCCCCGTGGGCGGCGGCTCGCCTGCTGGCCGCAGGGACGGACCGGTTCGGGCAGGTTCTGTCTCGCGGCGGCGACCTCGTTTTGGTGGCGTCATGAGTCTGGTGAAGCGTTTCGATGCGACCGGCGTCCCGAGGCGGGTCGCCGGTCAGGCCCCCATCGCTGGGCCTGAGACGGAGCCTGATGGCATGGTGATGGGGGTTCGGCTCGCCGATGGCACCGGCATGATGCTCGACGGCCAGCCCCCACCGGCAGCCTCCAAAGGTTGGGGCAATCTCGCTTTCCTGCGGCAGCGCGGGCACTAGGTCTGCCTCGAGGGAACTCGTCAGCCGCGATCGGGCGCGTCAGGTCGGCCTCGAGGGAACTCGTCGTCCGCGTCACAACGTTGGGCCG is from Nakamurella sp. PAMC28650 and encodes:
- a CDS encoding phage major capsid protein — encoded protein: MSDSWLVRQLSEKRDSALAEARKITDRAEAEKRELTAQEVVQFDALAADMDSIRAQGDSFRKLDAQIKEQEKYLTHALGGGNRAASTAREWSRRSDGRSATADPGQRLAENAVVADMLSQQDRSARPVVEQHGTLDNFVRSLSTTSGSAIVPTIWGTDIIDRARNYAAVLQAGAQIVPMDAQTIQIGRLTTDPTAAFRSEGTLITASDPVFDNVTLQAKTLTCQVTGSLEWFMDAINVEETVSNAIAKAVALELDFNALYGGVVAGSEVSATGFNRVLTSPPSPRGVLAALLAVAPGNVLGGAANGTTQTATRPWDEILDLVYTPADSNEQVNGLIWSSKMQRRYAKLYDTLSQPLRVPDALANIPRYVSNQVPSNMTVGTSTTNMTDVFAADWTQLLIGQRLDFHIQTLTERYAELGQISIIATWRGDIAPARPKAFSVYRYLQNT